The Marinifilum sp. JC120 genome window below encodes:
- the ilvN gene encoding acetolactate synthase small subunit, which produces MKHTISALVKNKTGVLAESSAAFQDNKINITSISCGETENMEVSRMVICAEGSKGEIAKVTEELKAMDFVIQLDDLARKEFVDRELVLIKIEVNKDTMSQIMQIFEVFRADVVGMGQKTITVELSGDQERVEGLIKILQPFGIKSLCRTGMIALKRGDE; this is translated from the coding sequence ATGAAACACACTATATCTGCACTGGTAAAAAATAAAACCGGGGTTCTGGCAGAATCCTCAGCTGCTTTCCAAGATAATAAAATTAACATTACTTCCATATCCTGTGGTGAAACAGAGAACATGGAAGTCTCGCGCATGGTCATATGTGCAGAGGGAAGCAAAGGCGAAATAGCCAAAGTGACCGAAGAACTTAAGGCCATGGACTTTGTCATCCAACTTGACGACCTTGCCCGCAAGGAATTTGTGGACCGTGAACTGGTTCTGATCAAGATTGAAGTAAACAAAGACACCATGTCCCAGATTATGCAGATTTTCGAAGTATTCCGGGCTGATGTAGTCGGCATGGGCCAAAAAACCATCACAGTGGAACTAAGCGGTGACCAGGAACGGGTTGAAGGACTTATCAAGATACTCCAGCCTTTCGGAATCAAAAGCCTGTGCCGCACAGGTATGATCGCACTAAAACGTGGAGATGAATAA
- a CDS encoding bifunctional enoyl-CoA hydratase/phosphate acetyltransferase, translating into MTITSLNEIIAAVRNHERLARVAIAPCAEEFVIRSALTAHKEGIAEPIFIGNRERSLAVADEHGLNIDGFEFHEENDDAEAVAIAVALFKENKADLIMKGLVSTSVVLKAILNKQTGVPTKGIISHVSVFEAPAGQRLVLLTDAGVNIKPNLQRKADILRNAIDVARKLGMEKPKAAILAATEKVNYPAMPATLDADILAKMAAEDAFGAAYVAGPLALDLAISTTAATCKGIENPVAGCADILLTPDIESGNILYKALTTIANKTMASVVIGSEVPIVVSSRGDSDSSKFHSIALACYLSGM; encoded by the coding sequence ATGACCATAACATCACTAAATGAAATCATTGCAGCAGTTCGCAATCATGAACGGCTTGCACGCGTGGCAATAGCCCCATGCGCTGAAGAATTTGTAATCCGCTCTGCTCTCACCGCGCACAAGGAAGGAATTGCCGAGCCTATTTTTATCGGCAACCGGGAAAGATCCCTCGCTGTGGCGGATGAACACGGGTTGAACATAGACGGATTTGAATTTCACGAAGAAAACGATGATGCCGAAGCCGTGGCAATAGCTGTAGCTCTCTTCAAAGAAAATAAAGCCGACCTGATCATGAAAGGGCTGGTCAGCACCAGTGTTGTACTCAAAGCAATCCTCAACAAGCAGACCGGGGTTCCTACTAAAGGCATTATCAGCCACGTGAGTGTTTTTGAGGCTCCTGCCGGACAAAGGCTTGTGCTACTAACCGACGCCGGGGTTAACATTAAACCCAATTTGCAACGCAAAGCGGATATCCTGCGTAATGCCATTGATGTTGCCCGCAAACTAGGGATGGAAAAACCCAAAGCGGCCATCCTCGCAGCCACCGAAAAAGTAAACTACCCGGCCATGCCAGCCACCCTTGATGCGGATATCCTTGCCAAAATGGCTGCGGAAGATGCCTTTGGTGCAGCATACGTTGCCGGGCCGCTCGCCCTTGATCTTGCTATTTCCACAACAGCCGCAACATGTAAGGGGATAGAGAACCCTGTAGCCGGTTGCGCGGACATTCTGCTCACTCCTGACATTGAAAGCGGAAATATTCTTTACAAGGCGTTGACTACCATCGCAAACAAAACCATGGCCAGTGTCGTGATTGGCAGTGAAGTGCCCATTGTTGTTTCATCGCGAGGAGACTCCGACAGCTCAAAATTCCATTCCATAGCACTAGCCTGTTATTTATCAGGAATGTAA